One Aphidius gifuensis isolate YNYX2018 linkage group LG3, ASM1490517v1, whole genome shotgun sequence DNA window includes the following coding sequences:
- the LOC122852295 gene encoding WD repeat domain phosphoinositide-interacting protein 2 isoform X1, with the protein MKNFSHNVDVLTQGLKYSISGLMNLANQTAEPQSGAYFVNFNQDCTSLAVGSKAGYKLFSLNSVDQLEKIFENDAEDICIVERLFSSSLMAVVNLSSPRKLKVCHFRKGTEICNYSYSNTILAVKLNRARLVVCLEESLYIHNIRDMKVLHTIRDTPPNVAGLCILSINSDNCYLAYPGSNTIGEVQIFDAINLQAKTMIPAHDSPLAALAFSPNGTKVATASEKGTVIRVFQVHDGTKLFEFRRGVKRCVSISSLAFSMDSMFLCCSSNTETVHIFKLEELKEPPRQAPEEAQSWMGYLTKAVSASANYLPSQVTDVFNQGRAFASVHLPFQGLKNVCAITTIQKVLRLLVANADGYLYVYNLDPNEGGDCTLLKQHRLDGKQDEVDCASSTGDPTVSTTPAIPIVQNQVNINSYAGALRGRSPDSMSGTESEKYHEMIAATESPPKSDGTFRLDDDTEFPPVTQRTD; encoded by the exons atgaaaaatttttcacacAACGTGGATGTATTGACACAAGGACTTAAATACAGTATATCTGGACTAATGAACCTCGCAAATCAAACTGCTGAACCTCAGAGTGGTgcttattttgttaattttaatcaagacTGCAC atcaTTGGCTGTTGGATCAAAAGCTGGTTATAAGCTATTTTCTCTAAACTCTGTTGATCAGTtggagaaaatttttgaaaatg atgCGGAGGACATTTGCATCGTGGAGAGGCTTTTCAGCAGCAGTCTCATGGCAGTTGTCAATTTGTCATCGccaagaaaattaaaagtttgtCATTTTAGAAAAGGAACAGAGATATGTAACTACAGTTATTCAAACACAATATTGGCTGTAAAACTTAACAGAGcg AGATTGGTAGTATGTTTGGAAGAGTCCTTGTATATTCACAATATACGTGATATGAAGGTATTACACACAATTCGTGATACACCACCAAATGTTGCTGGTCTTTGTATACTTTCAATAAACAGTGACAATTGTTATCTTGCTTATCCTGGCTCTAATACAATTGGCGAGGTACAAATCTTTGATGCCATCAATTTG caaGCAAAAACAATGATACCAGCACATGACAGTCCACTTGCAGCATTGGCATTCAGTCCAAATGGTACAAAAGTTGCTACAGCATCAGAAAAAGGCACTGTGATTAGAGTCTTTCAG gtTCATGATGgaacaaaattatttgagtTTCGTCGTGGTGTTAAACGATGTGTGTCAATCAGCAGTCTTGCTTTTAGTATGGATTCAATGTTTTTATGTTGCTCCAGCAATACAGAGACTGTTCATATATTCAAATTAGAAGAACTAAAAGAACC ACCGAGACAAGCTCCTGAAGAAGCACAAAGTTGGATGGGTTATTTGACAAAAGCTGTATCAGCATCTGCAAATTATTTACCATCACAAGTAACTGATGTTTTTAATCAAGGACGTGCTTTTGCAAGTGTGCATCTTCCATTTCAAGGATTAAAAAATGTCTGTGCCATCACTAC aatacAAAAAGTTTTGAGGCTACTTGTAGCTAATGCAGATGGTTATCTGTATGTCTACAACTTGGATCCAAATGAAGGTGGTGATTGTACTTTATTAAAACAACACag GCTAGATGGAAAACAAGATGAAGTTGATTGTGCCAGTTCAACTGGTGATCCAACAGTATCAACAACCCCAGCAATTCCCATAGTACAAAATCAAg TCAACATAAATAGCTACGCGGGTGCGTTGCGCGGCCGATCACCAGACTCCATGTCAGGTACTG AATCagaaaaatatcatgaaatgATAGCTGCAACAGAGAGTCCACCAAAAAGTGATGGAACATTTCGATTGGATGATGACACTGAATTTCCACCAGTTACACAGAGAACGGATTGA
- the LOC122852295 gene encoding WD repeat domain phosphoinositide-interacting protein 2 isoform X3 yields MKNFSHNVDVLTQGLKYSISGLMNLANQTAEPQSGAYFVNFNQDCTSLAVGSKAGYKLFSLNSVDQLEKIFENDAEDICIVERLFSSSLMAVVNLSSPRKLKVCHFRKGTEICNYSYSNTILAVKLNRARLVVCLEESLYIHNIRDMKVLHTIRDTPPNVAGLCILSINSDNCYLAYPGSNTIGEVQIFDAINLQAKTMIPAHDSPLAALAFSPNGTKVATASEKGTVIRVFQVHDGTKLFEFRRGVKRCVSISSLAFSMDSMFLCCSSNTETVHIFKLEELKEPPRQAPEEAQSWMGYLTKAVSASANYLPSQVTDVFNQGRAFASVHLPFQGLKNVCAITTIQKVLRLLVANADGYLYVYNLDPNEGGDCTLLKQHRLDGKQDEVDCASSTGDPTVSTTPAIPIVQNQESEKYHEMIAATESPPKSDGTFRLDDDTEFPPVTQRTD; encoded by the exons atgaaaaatttttcacacAACGTGGATGTATTGACACAAGGACTTAAATACAGTATATCTGGACTAATGAACCTCGCAAATCAAACTGCTGAACCTCAGAGTGGTgcttattttgttaattttaatcaagacTGCAC atcaTTGGCTGTTGGATCAAAAGCTGGTTATAAGCTATTTTCTCTAAACTCTGTTGATCAGTtggagaaaatttttgaaaatg atgCGGAGGACATTTGCATCGTGGAGAGGCTTTTCAGCAGCAGTCTCATGGCAGTTGTCAATTTGTCATCGccaagaaaattaaaagtttgtCATTTTAGAAAAGGAACAGAGATATGTAACTACAGTTATTCAAACACAATATTGGCTGTAAAACTTAACAGAGcg AGATTGGTAGTATGTTTGGAAGAGTCCTTGTATATTCACAATATACGTGATATGAAGGTATTACACACAATTCGTGATACACCACCAAATGTTGCTGGTCTTTGTATACTTTCAATAAACAGTGACAATTGTTATCTTGCTTATCCTGGCTCTAATACAATTGGCGAGGTACAAATCTTTGATGCCATCAATTTG caaGCAAAAACAATGATACCAGCACATGACAGTCCACTTGCAGCATTGGCATTCAGTCCAAATGGTACAAAAGTTGCTACAGCATCAGAAAAAGGCACTGTGATTAGAGTCTTTCAG gtTCATGATGgaacaaaattatttgagtTTCGTCGTGGTGTTAAACGATGTGTGTCAATCAGCAGTCTTGCTTTTAGTATGGATTCAATGTTTTTATGTTGCTCCAGCAATACAGAGACTGTTCATATATTCAAATTAGAAGAACTAAAAGAACC ACCGAGACAAGCTCCTGAAGAAGCACAAAGTTGGATGGGTTATTTGACAAAAGCTGTATCAGCATCTGCAAATTATTTACCATCACAAGTAACTGATGTTTTTAATCAAGGACGTGCTTTTGCAAGTGTGCATCTTCCATTTCAAGGATTAAAAAATGTCTGTGCCATCACTAC aatacAAAAAGTTTTGAGGCTACTTGTAGCTAATGCAGATGGTTATCTGTATGTCTACAACTTGGATCCAAATGAAGGTGGTGATTGTACTTTATTAAAACAACACag GCTAGATGGAAAACAAGATGAAGTTGATTGTGCCAGTTCAACTGGTGATCCAACAGTATCAACAACCCCAGCAATTCCCATAGTACAAAATCAAg AATCagaaaaatatcatgaaatgATAGCTGCAACAGAGAGTCCACCAAAAAGTGATGGAACATTTCGATTGGATGATGACACTGAATTTCCACCAGTTACACAGAGAACGGATTGA
- the LOC122852296 gene encoding homeobox protein SIX6-like, which yields MSESSDQLSSPNSDCNSQMGHRNGSSGGVIGYNSNTIPTLSLSIHQHQQNSSTSSTSSRYNQEQGNCGVNTVVDISSSIGGTTNFSPEQIACMCEALSQSQDIDKLSRFLWSLPPGEVVRGGESVLMARASVAFHRGAYHELYSILESHPFSPRRHPELQQMWFKSHYCEAEKIRGRALGAVDKYRLRKKYPLPKTIWDGEETVYCFKERSRNALKECYMRNRYPTPDEKKNLAKKTGLTLTQVSNWFKNRRQRDRTPQTRPDMVSINCQSNNGIVTNGSSGGSHQTHQILESTSPSLAMSPISTMGMSPVGMNPCSPMGMSPMGPHHHGYAAPATPSSIHSSHGGHNGGLSPMNDVKALCYGRGVYDSVTSKDIDPTPVYYSGHSGMHHQYYQQSHHQMMTGHHHHHHHHHQQSIPGGYEIMLPPPQHTM from the exons ATGTCCGAAAGTTCGGATCAATTGTCATCACCAAATAGTGACTGTAACAGTCAAATGGGTCATCGTAATGGTTCATCTGGTGGTGTTATTGGTTACAATAGTAATACAATACCAACATTATCATTAAGTATTCATCAGCATCAACAAAATTCTAGTACATCAAGTACAAGTTCAAGATATAATCAAGAACAAGGTAATTGTGGTGTTAATACTGTTGTTGATATTTCAAGTAGTATTGGTGGAACAACTAATTTTTCACCTGAACAAATTGCCTGTATGTGTGAGGCACTATCACAAAGTCAGGACATTGATAAACTATcaag attccTGTGGTCCTTGCCGCCGGGTGAAGTTGTACGTGGTGGTGAGAGTGTCCTGATGGCACGAGCATCAGTTGCATTTCATCGTGGTGCATATCATGagctttattcaattttagaaAGTCATCCATTTTCACCACGTCGTCATCCAGAACTTCAACAAATGTGGTTTAAATCACATTATTGTGAGGCTGAAAAAATTCGTGGTCGTGCACTTGGTGCTGTTGATAAATAtcgtttaagaaaaaaatatccattaCCTAAAACAATTTGGGATGGTGAAGAGActgtttattgttttaaagaaAGATCAAGAAATGCATTGAAAGAATGTTACATGAGAAATAGATATCCAAcaccagatgaaaaaaaaaatttagctaaaaaaACTGGTCTCACATTGACACAAGTATCAAATTGGTTTAAAAATCGAAGACAACGTGATCGTACACCACAAACACGACC agaTATGGTGTCAATAAATTGTCAAAGTAATAATGGTATTGTTACGAATGGCAGTAGTGGTGGAAGTCATCAAACTCATCAAATACTTGAATCGACAAGTCCAAGTTTAGCAATGTCACCAATATCAACAATGGGAATGTCACCAGTTGGTATGAATCCATGTAGTCCAATGGGAATGAGTCCAATGGGTCCACATCATCATGGATATGCTGCACCAGCAACTCCATCATCAATTCATTCATCTCATGGTGGACATAATGGTGGTCTTAGTCCAATGAATGATGTTAAAGCTCTTTGTTATGGACGAGGTGTTTATGACAGTG tgACAAGTAAAGACATTGATCCAACACCAGTATACTACTCTGGTCATTCAGGTAtgcatcatcaatattatcaacaaagtcatcatcaaatgatgactggtcatcatcatcatcatcaccatcatcatcaacaaagtATACCAGGTGGCTATGAAATTATGCTACCACCACCTCAACACACCATGTGA
- the LOC122852297 gene encoding lysosome-associated membrane glycoprotein 5 translates to MVLYLINKESVVLWCLLSSVFSVPTSVPQNALDQVYTTSRPIKTIVQFNTHRPLSLQIGNSGGGKTTIIESSKSPTTMIKTTATTTTIPKIKPPRVKPLYRLDAINGKACILLQVDAVISVEYKTKSGEQLEANIYVPSDATVTGNCDAENYVTMSLKWKAFVLTWSFAKTPGGERWYVDKIELTYNSSDRHFTSIDQPNKTVRLSSDKTTLLFPTPVGKSYVCEDEVKIPLTDGKNKADVFLREMKLQPFKFKDNKFASEFSCKLLSARAGRDETAPIAVGSTLAAAVLLTISGYAGWRYFKVKKVKYDTME, encoded by the exons ATGGtgctttatttaattaataaagaaagTGTTGTTCTCT ggTGTCTTTTGTCGTCGGTCTTCAGTGTGCCAACATCAGTACCTCAAAATGCACTTGATCAAGTTTACACTACATCTAGACCTATTAAAACCATTGTTCAATTCAACACCCATAGGCCACTTTCCTTg caaATAGGTAATTCTGGTGGTggtaaaacaacaattattgagTCATCAAAAAGTCCGACGACAATGATAAagacaacagcaacaacaacaacaataccaaaaataaaaccacCTCGTGTAAAACCACTTTATCGTCTTGATGCAATTAATGGAAAAGCTTGTATATTATTACAAGTTGATGCAGTTATAAGTgttgaatataaaacaaaaagtggTGAACAACTTGAagcaaatatatatgtaccaTCTGATGCAACTGTAACTGGTAATTGTGATGCTGAAAATTATGTAACAATGTCATTAAAATGGAAAGCATTTGTGCTTACATGGAGCTTTGCTAAAACTCCAGGTGGTGAAAGATggtatgttgataaaattgaattaacatATAATTCAAGTGATCGTCATTTTACATCAATTGATCAACCAAATAAAACAGTAAGACTTAGTTCAGATaaaacaacattattatttccaaCACCAGTTGGTAAATCATATGTTTGTGAAGATGAAGTTAAAATACCATTAactgatggaaaaaataaagcagATGTATTTCTTAGAGAAATGAAATTACaaccatttaaatttaaagataataaatttgcatCTGAATTTTCATGCAAATTATTAAGTGCAAGAGCTGGAAGAGATGAGACAGCTCCAATTGCTGTTGGTTCAACATTAGCAGCAGCtgttttattgacaataagtGGATATGCTGGTTGGCgatattttaaagttaaaaaagtcAAGTATGATACTAtggaataa
- the LOC122852295 gene encoding WD repeat domain phosphoinositide-interacting protein 2 isoform X2: protein MKNFSHNVDVLTQGLKYSISGLMNLANQTAEPQSGAYFVNFNQDCTSLAVGSKAGYKLFSLNSVDQLEKIFENDAEDICIVERLFSSSLMAVVNLSSPRKLKVCHFRKGTEICNYSYSNTILAVKLNRARLVVCLEESLYIHNIRDMKVLHTIRDTPPNVAGLCILSINSDNCYLAYPGSNTIGEVQIFDAINLQAKTMIPAHDSPLAALAFSPNGTKVATASEKGTVIRVFQVHDGTKLFEFRRGVKRCVSISSLAFSMDSMFLCCSSNTETVHIFKLEELKEPPRQAPEEAQSWMGYLTKAVSASANYLPSQVTDVFNQGRAFASVHLPFQGLKNVCAITTIQKVLRLLVANADGYLYVYNLDPNEGGDCTLLKQHRLDGKQDEVDCASSTGDPTVSTTPAIPIVQNQVNINSYAGALRGRSPDSMSESEKYHEMIAATESPPKSDGTFRLDDDTEFPPVTQRTD from the exons atgaaaaatttttcacacAACGTGGATGTATTGACACAAGGACTTAAATACAGTATATCTGGACTAATGAACCTCGCAAATCAAACTGCTGAACCTCAGAGTGGTgcttattttgttaattttaatcaagacTGCAC atcaTTGGCTGTTGGATCAAAAGCTGGTTATAAGCTATTTTCTCTAAACTCTGTTGATCAGTtggagaaaatttttgaaaatg atgCGGAGGACATTTGCATCGTGGAGAGGCTTTTCAGCAGCAGTCTCATGGCAGTTGTCAATTTGTCATCGccaagaaaattaaaagtttgtCATTTTAGAAAAGGAACAGAGATATGTAACTACAGTTATTCAAACACAATATTGGCTGTAAAACTTAACAGAGcg AGATTGGTAGTATGTTTGGAAGAGTCCTTGTATATTCACAATATACGTGATATGAAGGTATTACACACAATTCGTGATACACCACCAAATGTTGCTGGTCTTTGTATACTTTCAATAAACAGTGACAATTGTTATCTTGCTTATCCTGGCTCTAATACAATTGGCGAGGTACAAATCTTTGATGCCATCAATTTG caaGCAAAAACAATGATACCAGCACATGACAGTCCACTTGCAGCATTGGCATTCAGTCCAAATGGTACAAAAGTTGCTACAGCATCAGAAAAAGGCACTGTGATTAGAGTCTTTCAG gtTCATGATGgaacaaaattatttgagtTTCGTCGTGGTGTTAAACGATGTGTGTCAATCAGCAGTCTTGCTTTTAGTATGGATTCAATGTTTTTATGTTGCTCCAGCAATACAGAGACTGTTCATATATTCAAATTAGAAGAACTAAAAGAACC ACCGAGACAAGCTCCTGAAGAAGCACAAAGTTGGATGGGTTATTTGACAAAAGCTGTATCAGCATCTGCAAATTATTTACCATCACAAGTAACTGATGTTTTTAATCAAGGACGTGCTTTTGCAAGTGTGCATCTTCCATTTCAAGGATTAAAAAATGTCTGTGCCATCACTAC aatacAAAAAGTTTTGAGGCTACTTGTAGCTAATGCAGATGGTTATCTGTATGTCTACAACTTGGATCCAAATGAAGGTGGTGATTGTACTTTATTAAAACAACACag GCTAGATGGAAAACAAGATGAAGTTGATTGTGCCAGTTCAACTGGTGATCCAACAGTATCAACAACCCCAGCAATTCCCATAGTACAAAATCAAg TCAACATAAATAGCTACGCGGGTGCGTTGCGCGGCCGATCACCAGACTCCATGTCAG AATCagaaaaatatcatgaaatgATAGCTGCAACAGAGAGTCCACCAAAAAGTGATGGAACATTTCGATTGGATGATGACACTGAATTTCCACCAGTTACACAGAGAACGGATTGA